The Rattus rattus isolate New Zealand chromosome 1, Rrattus_CSIRO_v1, whole genome shotgun sequence genome includes a region encoding these proteins:
- the Myc gene encoding myc proto-oncogene protein, which produces MPLNVSFANRNYDLDYDSVQPYFICDEEENFYHQQQQSELQPPAPSEDIWKKFELLPTPPLSPSRRSGLCSPSYVAVATSFSPREDDDGGGGNFSTADQLEMMTELLGGDMVNQSFICDPDDETFIKNIIIQDCMWSGFSAAAKLVSEKLASYQAARKDSTSLSPARGHSVCSTSSLYLQDLTAAASECIDPSVVFPYPLNDSSSPKSCTSSDSTAFSPSSDSLLSSESSPRATPEPLVLHEETPPTTSSDSEEEQDDEEEIDVVSVEKRQPPAKRSESGSSPSRGHSKPPHSPLVLKRCHVSTHQHNYAAPPSTRKDYPAAKRAKLDSGRVLKQISNNRKCSSPRSSDTEENDKRRTHNVLERQRRNELKRSFFALRDQIPELENNEKAPKVVILKKATAYILSVQADEHKLISEKDLLRKRREQLKHKLEQLRNSGA; this is translated from the exons ATGCCCCTCAACGTGAGCTTCGCTAACAGGAACTATGACCTCGACTACGACTCGGTGCAGCCCTATTTCATCTGCGACGAGGAAGAGAATTTCTATCACCAGCAACAGCAGAGCGAGCTGCAGCCGCCCGCACCCAGTGAGGATATCTGGAAGAAATTCGAGCTGCTGCCCACCCCGCCCCTGTCCCCCAGCCGCCGCTCCGGGCTCTGCTCTCCATCCTATGTTGCGGTCGCTACGTCCTTCTCCCCAAGGGAGGACGATGACGGTGGTGGTGGCAACTTCTCCACCGCCGATCAGCTGGAGATGATGACCGAGCTACTTGGAGGAGACATGGTGAATCAGAGCTTCATCTGCGATCCTGACGATGAGACCTTCATCAAGAACATCATCATCCAGGACTGTATGTGGAGCGGTTTCTCGGCCGCTGCCAAACTGGTCTCCGAGAAGCTGGCCTCTTACCAGGCTGCGCGCAAAGACAGCACCAGCCTGAGCCCCGCCCGCGGGCACAGCGTCTGCTCCACCTCCAGCCTGTACCTGCAGGACCTCACCGCCGCAGCGTCCGAGTGCATCGACCCCTCAGTGGTCTTCCCCTACCCGCTCAACGACAGCAGCTCGCCCAAATCCTGTACCTCGTCCGATTCCAcggccttctctccttcctcgGACTCGCTGCTGTCCTCCGAGTCCTCCCCACGGGCCACCCCTGAGCCCCTAGTGCTGCATGAAGAGACACCGCCCACCACCAGCAGCGACTCTG AAGAAGAacaagatgatgaagaagaaattgaTGTGGTGTCTGTGGAAAAGAGGCAACCCCCTGCCAAGAGGTCCGAGTCAGGGTCATCCCCATCAAGAGGCCACAGCAAACCTCCACACAGCCCACTGGTCCTCAAGAGGTGCCATGTCTCTACTCACCAGCACAATTATGCAGCACCCCCCTCCACAAGGAAGGACTATCCAGCTGCCAAGAGGGCCAAGTTGGACAGTGGCAGGGTCCTGAAACAGATCAGCAACAACCGCAAATGCTCCAGCCCCAGGTCCTCAGACACCGAGGAAAACGACAAGAGGCGGACACACAACGTCTTGGAACGTCAGAGGAGAAACGAGCTGAAGCGTAGCTTTTTTGCCCTGCGCGACCAGATCCCTGAGTTGGAAAACAACGAAAAGGCCCCCAAGGTAGTTATCCTCAAAAAAGCCACCGCCTACATCCTGTCCGTTCAAGCAGATGAGCACAAACTCATCTCAGAAAAGGACTTACTGAGGAAACGGCGAGAACAGTTGAAACACAAACTCGAACAGCTTCGAAACTCTGGTGCATAA